One genomic window of Actinoalloteichus hoggarensis includes the following:
- a CDS encoding histone-like nucleoid-structuring protein Lsr2, translating into MAQKVTVQLLDDIDGTVAEQTVKFGLDGMEFEIDLSTTNADKLRETLTPFMDNARRTGGRKRPGRGRVAGAPSGQADRERNQAIREWARTQGLKVSDRGRIPAEVIEAYDKQS; encoded by the coding sequence GTGGCGCAGAAGGTCACCGTCCAACTACTCGACGACATCGACGGCACCGTCGCCGAGCAGACGGTTAAGTTCGGACTTGACGGCATGGAGTTCGAGATCGACCTCTCGACCACCAACGCCGACAAACTCCGCGAGACTTTGACCCCGTTCATGGACAACGCTCGCCGCACCGGCGGCCGCAAGCGGCCGGGTCGCGGCCGGGTCGCGGGCGCGCCCTCCGGACAGGCCGACCGGGAGCGCAACCAGGCCATTCGGGAGTGGGCCCGGACGCAGGGCCTCAAGGTCTCCGATCGCGGTCGCATCCCGGCGGAGGTCATCGAGGCCTACGACAAGCAGAGCTGA
- a CDS encoding SGNH/GDSL hydrolase family protein, translating into MTGVVAGALIAVALGAPAASAEETVPAAPVDYVALGDSYASGTGIGDYHSGSGSCLRSPGAYPELWAAANDVSSFTFAACSGAVTDDVVTGQLGGLTADTDLVSISIGGNDAGFVEVITRCTLLGTAGCQNAAAEANEYIQTELPARLDATYAAIRSAAPNSSVVVLGYPRLFHPTGACVLTEGARAALNATADLLSEVTAGRAAAAGFVYADVRSHFDGRGVCASTPWINSLAWPITESFHPNAAGHAQAYLPAFTAAAPSSPAVLAAG; encoded by the coding sequence ATGACCGGCGTCGTCGCCGGTGCGTTGATCGCCGTCGCTCTCGGGGCGCCCGCGGCGTCGGCCGAGGAGACCGTCCCCGCCGCCCCCGTCGACTACGTCGCACTCGGCGACTCCTACGCCTCGGGAACGGGGATAGGCGACTACCACTCGGGCAGCGGCTCCTGCCTGCGGAGCCCCGGCGCGTATCCCGAACTCTGGGCGGCGGCGAACGACGTCTCGTCCTTCACCTTCGCCGCCTGCTCCGGCGCCGTGACCGACGACGTCGTCACCGGGCAGCTCGGCGGCCTCACCGCCGACACCGACCTGGTGAGCATCTCGATCGGCGGCAACGACGCGGGTTTCGTGGAGGTGATCACCCGCTGCACGCTCCTGGGCACCGCCGGCTGCCAGAACGCCGCCGCCGAGGCGAACGAGTACATCCAGACGGAGCTGCCCGCGAGGCTGGACGCCACCTACGCGGCGATCCGAAGCGCGGCGCCGAACTCCTCGGTGGTCGTGCTCGGCTACCCGCGCCTGTTCCACCCCACCGGCGCCTGCGTCCTCACCGAAGGGGCACGGGCGGCGTTGAACGCCACGGCCGATCTGCTCTCCGAGGTCACCGCGGGGCGGGCCGCGGCGGCCGGCTTCGTCTACGCCGACGTGCGATCCCACTTCGACGGTCGCGGGGTCTGCGCGAGCACGCCGTGGATCAACTCGCTCGCCTGGCCGATCACCGAGTCGTTCCACCCGAACGCGGCCGGGCACGCCCAGGCCTACCTGCCCGCCTTCACCGCCGCCGCGCCGAGTTCGCCCGCCGTCCTGGCGGCAGGCTGA
- a CDS encoding DUF1295 domain-containing protein — translation MNQDAVDALLITLGVNAGVLAALVFGAFLIGLRRGRHDGIDVVWGPGFVVIALITLVSSHGHGDLLVRLLLTGLTVCWGLRLATRLARRSRGGPEERRYAAIRDRAVGGPRLRLLWTVYLPRGLVLWVVSAPVQVGQFFAERSTPSLIAGAVVWLLGFAFETIGGHQLARFRADPANSVRVLDTGLWRYTRHPNHVGDAAVWWGLFLLACHGLPALLTLPAPLLLSLLLSRGSRRQLLERRLLMRRSGYARYVATASGFVPLPPKRERVDR, via the coding sequence ATGAATCAGGATGCGGTCGACGCGCTGCTGATCACGCTCGGAGTGAACGCGGGCGTCCTCGCGGCCCTGGTGTTCGGCGCCTTCCTGATCGGCCTGCGCCGCGGACGCCACGACGGCATCGACGTCGTCTGGGGACCGGGCTTCGTGGTGATCGCGCTGATCACGCTCGTGTCCTCGCACGGCCATGGCGACCTGCTGGTCCGGCTGCTGCTGACCGGGCTCACGGTCTGCTGGGGACTGCGCCTGGCGACGCGCCTCGCCCGGCGGTCGCGCGGCGGGCCCGAGGAGCGGCGCTATGCGGCGATCCGGGATCGGGCCGTCGGCGGTCCGCGCCTGCGCCTGCTGTGGACGGTGTACCTGCCGCGGGGTCTGGTGCTCTGGGTGGTGTCGGCCCCGGTCCAGGTCGGGCAGTTCTTCGCCGAGCGGTCCACGCCGTCGCTGATCGCCGGGGCGGTGGTGTGGCTGCTCGGCTTCGCCTTCGAGACGATCGGCGGCCACCAGCTCGCCCGGTTCCGCGCCGACCCGGCCAACTCCGTCCGGGTGCTGGACACCGGGCTGTGGCGGTACACCCGCCATCCGAACCACGTCGGCGACGCCGCCGTCTGGTGGGGGCTGTTCCTGCTGGCCTGCCACGGCCTGCCTGCCCTGCTGACCCTGCCCGCCCCGTTGCTCCTGAGCCTCCTGCTGTCTCGCGGCAGCAGGAGGCAGCTGCTGGAACGACGACTGCTCATGCGCCGCTCCGGCTATGCCCGCTACGTCGCCACCGCAAGCGGTTTCGTGCCGCTGCCACCGAAGAGAGAGCGAGTCGACAGGTGA
- a CDS encoding peroxiredoxin, with protein sequence MNTGDLVPDFTLPDEQGTPRTLSELLAGGPVVLFFYPAAMSTGCTSEACRFRDLGAEFGELGAVRVGISGDSVDRQQEFAAKHSFDYPLLSDADGDVARLFGVRRRFGPMDIKRHTFVIDVDRRVLAVVKSEIRMSVHADKALAALRAHASDRSATEEG encoded by the coding sequence GTGAACACCGGAGACCTGGTACCCGATTTCACGCTTCCCGACGAGCAGGGCACGCCGAGGACGCTGTCCGAACTGCTCGCGGGCGGGCCGGTCGTGCTGTTCTTCTATCCGGCGGCGATGTCCACCGGCTGCACGTCCGAGGCCTGCCGTTTCCGCGACCTCGGCGCCGAGTTCGGTGAGCTGGGCGCGGTACGGGTGGGAATCAGCGGCGACTCCGTGGACAGACAGCAGGAGTTCGCCGCGAAGCACTCGTTCGACTACCCCCTGCTCTCCGACGCCGACGGCGACGTGGCACGGCTCTTCGGCGTGCGTCGCCGGTTCGGCCCGATGGACATCAAGCGGCACACGTTCGTCATCGACGTCGACCGGCGGGTACTCGCGGTGGTGAAGAGCGAGATCCGCATGTCGGTGCATGCCGACAAGGCGCTGGCGGCCCTGCGTGCCCACGCGAGTGACAGGAGCGCGACCGAGGAGGGCTGA
- the rocD gene encoding ornithine--oxo-acid transaminase, giving the protein MTATTQNAAPGPAGTESTERHSAAGGTGRTGLAAAELIALDEQWSTHNYHPLPVVIAEAQGAWVTDVHGRRHLDLLAGYSALNFGHRHPDLVAAAVEQLGRVTLTSRAFHHDQLGLFCRELAELTETELVLPMNSGAEAVESAVKVARKWAYQVKGVPDDRAEIIVAGSNFHGRTTTIVSFSTDPTARADFGPFTPGFTVVEYGSTQAVAEAITEHTAAVLVEPIQGEAGVIVPPAGYLAGLRRLCDDNGVLLIADEIQSGLARTGDLLASAADGVRADLYTLGKALGGGIVPVSAVVGRRDVLGVLRPGEHGSTFGGNPLACAVGRAVVRLLSTGEYQQRSRELGAHLHRRLGELVGHGVDAVRGRGLWAGVEIAPEGPTGREATAALLERGVLCKETQDTTLRIAPPLVITESELDHGVDAVGEVLSR; this is encoded by the coding sequence ATGACGGCCACCACTCAGAACGCGGCGCCCGGTCCGGCCGGGACCGAATCGACCGAGAGGCACTCCGCGGCAGGCGGCACCGGCCGGACGGGACTCGCCGCCGCCGAGCTCATCGCCCTCGACGAGCAGTGGAGCACGCACAACTATCACCCGCTGCCGGTGGTCATCGCCGAGGCGCAGGGCGCCTGGGTCACCGACGTCCACGGCAGGCGTCACCTCGATCTGCTGGCCGGCTACTCGGCGCTGAACTTCGGCCACCGACACCCCGACCTGGTCGCCGCGGCGGTCGAGCAGCTCGGGCGGGTCACGCTCACCAGCCGCGCGTTCCACCATGATCAGCTGGGGTTGTTCTGCCGGGAGCTGGCCGAACTCACCGAGACCGAGCTGGTCCTGCCGATGAACTCCGGTGCCGAGGCCGTCGAGTCCGCCGTCAAGGTCGCCCGCAAGTGGGCGTATCAGGTCAAGGGCGTGCCGGACGACCGCGCCGAGATCATCGTCGCGGGCTCGAACTTCCACGGCCGCACCACCACCATCGTCTCCTTCTCCACCGATCCGACGGCCCGCGCCGACTTCGGCCCGTTCACCCCCGGCTTCACCGTGGTCGAGTACGGCTCGACGCAGGCCGTGGCCGAGGCGATCACCGAGCACACCGCCGCGGTGCTCGTGGAGCCGATCCAGGGCGAGGCGGGCGTGATCGTGCCCCCGGCGGGATATCTGGCCGGGCTACGCAGGCTCTGCGACGACAACGGCGTCCTGCTGATCGCCGACGAGATCCAGTCCGGGCTCGCCCGGACCGGAGACCTGCTCGCCAGCGCCGCCGACGGGGTGCGCGCCGACCTCTACACCCTGGGCAAGGCGCTCGGCGGCGGGATCGTGCCGGTGTCCGCCGTGGTCGGGCGCCGAGACGTCCTCGGCGTGCTGCGACCGGGCGAACACGGGTCCACCTTCGGCGGCAACCCGCTGGCCTGCGCCGTCGGCCGGGCCGTCGTCCGCCTGCTGTCCACCGGCGAATACCAGCAGCGGTCCCGCGAGCTGGGCGCGCACCTGCACCGGCGGCTCGGCGAGCTCGTCGGGCACGGAGTCGACGCCGTGCGCGGTCGCGGCCTGTGGGCCGGGGTGGAGATCGCCCCGGAGGGCCCGACGGGGCGGGAGGCGACGGCGGCGCTGCTGGAGCGCGGGGTGCTGTGCAAGGAGACCCAGGACACGACCCTGCGCATCGCGCCGCCGCTGGTCATCACCGAGTCCGAGCTGGACCACGGCGTCGACGCCGTCGGCGAGGTGCTGTCCCGCTGA
- a CDS encoding helix-turn-helix transcriptional regulator: MSETAVVNTNAPITVVIVHDEPAIAAGFAAWYQVASPAIAVVAAGPDPAIAWSGPGQGAEVVLFGVQHGEPTARAAEVRRLAQAGRRVLLHAGNWPWAETDAASVRCLPRRVTRGQLVSATRLAARGGTTAQLPVVAIPTLSPREVDVLRTWLRCRSKSSVATELQLSARTVSSYLERIRFKYEHAGRPASTKTDLLARALQDGLISLAEI, encoded by the coding sequence GTGTCCGAGACTGCTGTCGTCAACACGAATGCTCCTATCACCGTGGTCATCGTCCATGACGAGCCCGCGATCGCCGCGGGTTTCGCGGCCTGGTATCAGGTGGCGAGCCCCGCGATCGCGGTGGTGGCGGCCGGTCCCGACCCGGCGATCGCCTGGAGCGGTCCGGGGCAGGGCGCCGAGGTCGTGCTGTTCGGCGTCCAACACGGGGAGCCGACGGCCCGCGCGGCCGAGGTACGTCGGCTGGCGCAGGCGGGACGACGAGTCCTGCTGCACGCGGGCAACTGGCCGTGGGCCGAGACCGACGCGGCCAGCGTGCGGTGTCTGCCCCGCCGGGTGACCAGGGGCCAGCTGGTGAGCGCGACCCGGCTGGCGGCACGGGGCGGCACCACCGCACAGCTGCCCGTGGTGGCGATCCCGACGCTCTCACCCCGTGAGGTCGACGTCCTCCGGACCTGGCTCCGCTGCCGCTCGAAGTCCTCGGTGGCCACGGAGTTGCAGCTTTCGGCCCGGACCGTCAGCTCCTATCTGGAGCGGATCAGGTTCAAGTACGAGCACGCGGGCAGGCCCGCCTCGACGAAGACCGACCTCCTCGCCAGGGCGTTGCAGGACGGGCTGATCAGTCTCGCCGAGATCTGA
- a CDS encoding dihydrodipicolinate synthase family protein: protein MTLKLPTSTGEFLDYVPRSTGALDARGPSPTSRVLYAAAHVVADPLADNTPGRPARPDWEATMAFRRHLWAHGLGVADAMDTAQRGMGLDWPTAAELIRRSGAEARELGGLLACGVGTDQVRDEATSLDEVIAGYVEQAAVVQDAGATVILMASRRLAAVARGPEDYHRVYSTLLEQLDSPAILHWLGPMFDPALTGYWGSTDLDVATEVFLDVIKAHSDKVDGVKMSLLDADREIGVRRRLPEGVRCYTGDDFHYPELIKGDEQGHSDALLGIFDAIAPAAAAALRRLDAGDVESYDAILAPTVPLSRHIFGTPTYYYKTGIVFLAWLAGHQQHFRMVGGLESARSVPHLARLYVLADEAGLLPDPELAERRMRRFLDLAGVPR from the coding sequence GTGACTCTGAAGCTGCCCACCTCGACCGGTGAGTTCCTCGACTACGTCCCCAGATCGACGGGCGCCCTGGACGCCAGAGGCCCCAGTCCGACGAGCCGTGTCCTCTACGCGGCCGCGCACGTCGTCGCCGATCCCCTCGCCGACAACACCCCCGGCAGGCCCGCCCGGCCCGACTGGGAGGCCACCATGGCCTTCCGCAGGCACCTGTGGGCTCACGGCCTCGGAGTGGCCGACGCGATGGACACCGCGCAGCGCGGCATGGGCCTGGACTGGCCCACCGCGGCCGAGCTGATCCGCCGCAGCGGGGCCGAGGCCAGGGAACTGGGCGGCCTGCTGGCCTGCGGGGTAGGGACCGACCAGGTCCGCGACGAGGCCACCAGCCTGGACGAGGTCATCGCCGGTTACGTCGAGCAGGCCGCCGTCGTTCAGGATGCGGGGGCCACCGTGATCCTCATGGCGAGCAGGCGCCTGGCAGCCGTGGCGCGCGGCCCCGAGGACTACCACCGGGTCTATTCGACGTTGTTGGAGCAGCTCGACTCGCCCGCGATCCTGCACTGGCTCGGCCCGATGTTCGACCCCGCCCTCACCGGCTACTGGGGCTCGACGGACCTCGACGTGGCCACCGAGGTCTTCCTCGACGTGATCAAGGCGCACTCCGACAAGGTCGACGGCGTCAAGATGTCGCTGCTCGACGCCGATCGGGAGATCGGCGTTCGGCGCAGGCTGCCCGAGGGCGTCCGCTGCTACACGGGCGACGACTTCCACTACCCCGAGCTGATCAAGGGCGACGAGCAGGGCCACAGTGACGCCCTGCTCGGCATCTTCGACGCGATCGCCCCGGCGGCCGCCGCCGCGCTGCGCAGGCTGGACGCGGGCGACGTCGAGTCCTACGACGCGATCCTCGCGCCCACCGTCCCGCTGTCGCGGCACATCTTCGGGACGCCCACGTACTACTACAAGACGGGCATCGTCTTCCTCGCCTGGCTGGCCGGTCATCAACAGCACTTCCGCATGGTCGGCGGGCTGGAGAGCGCCCGTTCGGTCCCGCACCTGGCCCGGCTGTACGTGCTGGCCGACGAGGCGGGCCTGCTCCCCGACCCCGAACTGGCGGAACGCCGGATGCGGCGCTTCCTCGACCTGGCCGGAGTGCCGCGATGA
- a CDS encoding sugar phosphate isomerase/epimerase family protein — MSDLSRLSLNQATIKYAGMEQAVSACLRAEIPGIGLWREPVAEYGLRKTGALLRQAGLTPTSMCRGGFFTSPDSDQRIKDLADNRAAVDECAELGVPELVLVSGGLPDGSRDVDGARSMVLDSLAELAPYAGERGVRLAIEPLHPMFCSDRCVVATLGQALDLASRFPAEQVGVVVDTYHIWWDPTVYQAIERAEGRISAFQVCDWITPLPAGVLLGRGMMGDGCIELRRMREAVDKAGYTGPIEVEIFNQEIWDADAMEIAELTAARYVEHVL; from the coding sequence ATGAGCGATCTGAGCAGGTTGAGCCTCAACCAGGCGACCATCAAGTACGCCGGAATGGAACAGGCCGTCAGCGCCTGTCTGCGCGCGGAGATCCCCGGGATCGGGCTGTGGCGCGAACCGGTCGCCGAATACGGGTTACGCAAGACCGGAGCGCTGCTCCGGCAGGCCGGACTGACTCCCACCTCGATGTGCCGAGGCGGCTTCTTCACCTCGCCCGACTCCGATCAGCGGATCAAGGACCTCGCCGACAACCGCGCGGCGGTGGACGAGTGCGCCGAACTGGGCGTCCCCGAGCTGGTGCTGGTCTCCGGCGGACTGCCCGACGGCAGCCGCGACGTCGACGGCGCCAGGTCGATGGTGCTGGACTCACTGGCGGAGCTCGCCCCCTACGCCGGGGAGCGCGGGGTTCGGCTGGCCATCGAGCCGCTGCACCCGATGTTCTGCTCCGACCGCTGCGTCGTCGCCACGCTGGGCCAGGCACTGGACCTCGCGAGCCGCTTCCCCGCCGAACAGGTCGGCGTGGTCGTGGACACCTATCACATCTGGTGGGACCCGACCGTCTATCAGGCGATCGAACGAGCCGAGGGGCGCATCTCGGCTTTCCAGGTGTGCGACTGGATCACGCCGCTGCCGGCGGGTGTGCTGCTGGGTCGCGGGATGATGGGCGACGGCTGCATCGAGCTGCGGCGGATGCGCGAGGCCGTCGACAAGGCGGGCTACACCGGACCGATCGAGGTCGAGATCTTCAATCAGGAGATCTGGGACGCCGACGCCATGGAGATCGCGGAACTCACGGCGGCCCGGTACGTCGAGCACGTGCTCTGA
- a CDS encoding DUF427 domain-containing protein, translating to MSLTMGDGPFAKPLAGELNFDLTASAPGHVLYVHQLDRRIRGEFAGRTVVDTVRARMLHETRLLPQWYLPIEDVAPGVLVESDHRTHCPFKGDARYWHLRVGDRTVRDAGWSYPDPVAGSPDLRGLIAFYHDRLDAWFEEDERLPTHPRDPFHRVDARRSSRRVTVRVRDVPMADTTGAVALFETGLPARWYLPAEDVATEHLVPSETVTICPYKGRARYFHFRADSGRVDDVAWSFAAPFAEAGPAADMLCFDGPEVSVTVES from the coding sequence ATGTCACTGACCATGGGCGACGGTCCCTTCGCGAAGCCGCTCGCCGGCGAGTTGAACTTCGATCTGACCGCCTCGGCGCCGGGGCACGTGCTCTACGTGCACCAGCTGGACCGCAGGATTCGCGGCGAGTTCGCGGGCCGGACGGTGGTGGACACCGTCCGAGCCAGGATGCTCCACGAGACACGGCTGCTGCCGCAGTGGTACCTGCCGATCGAGGACGTCGCACCCGGAGTGCTCGTCGAGAGCGACCACCGGACGCACTGCCCGTTCAAGGGCGATGCGCGGTACTGGCACCTGCGGGTCGGCGATCGGACGGTCCGCGACGCCGGATGGTCCTACCCCGACCCGGTGGCGGGCAGTCCGGATCTCCGAGGGCTGATCGCCTTCTATCACGACCGCCTCGACGCCTGGTTCGAAGAGGATGAGCGGCTCCCGACGCACCCGCGCGATCCGTTCCACCGAGTGGACGCACGCAGGTCGAGCAGGCGGGTGACGGTGCGCGTCCGCGACGTGCCGATGGCCGACACCACCGGGGCCGTCGCCTTGTTCGAGACCGGGCTGCCCGCACGCTGGTATCTGCCCGCCGAGGACGTCGCGACCGAACATCTCGTCCCCTCCGAGACCGTCACGATCTGCCCCTACAAGGGGCGGGCTCGCTACTTCCACTTCCGGGCGGACTCGGGACGCGTCGACGACGTGGCGTGGAGCTTCGCGGCACCGTTCGCCGAGGCCGGGCCCGCGGCGGACATGCTGTGCTTCGACGGCCCCGAGGTGTCGGTGACCGTCGAGTCGTGA
- a CDS encoding LacI family DNA-binding transcriptional regulator, with protein MAPTLVDVAARAGVSTATVSRVLNGNYPVSPGTKARVLAALHELDYVVNGPARALAAASSDMLGVIVNDVSDPFFGILSSGIQWEAGGAELLAVICNTAGSPEDELKYMQLLLRQRARAIVLTGGGREDPDHAERVAQLIRQCHERGARVVFCGRQAPPDSEAVSILFDNRGGARALTRHLLAMGHRRFAYVSGPEANTTTTARAAGHRDALLAAGLEPEDGAALHGDFSRASGFAAGMELVRRGVDCTAVVAGNDLTALGVMAALREQGVRVPEDVSVAGFDDLPVAMDAAPALSTVRLPLREAAARAGRLAIGADDMPGPDGLVWLSSELIVRESVGPPGRGLASTARL; from the coding sequence GTGGCGCCGACGTTGGTCGATGTCGCCGCGAGAGCCGGGGTTTCCACCGCCACCGTCTCTCGTGTGCTCAACGGCAACTACCCGGTCTCGCCGGGAACGAAGGCTCGGGTGCTCGCAGCACTGCACGAGCTCGACTATGTGGTCAACGGCCCGGCCCGGGCCCTGGCGGCGGCCAGTTCGGACATGCTCGGCGTCATCGTCAACGACGTCTCCGACCCGTTCTTCGGCATCCTCTCCAGCGGGATCCAATGGGAGGCGGGCGGAGCCGAGCTGCTCGCGGTGATCTGCAACACCGCGGGATCGCCGGAGGACGAGCTGAAGTACATGCAGCTGCTCCTGCGTCAGCGGGCCAGGGCGATCGTCCTCACCGGCGGCGGCCGGGAGGACCCCGACCACGCCGAGCGGGTCGCGCAGCTGATCCGACAGTGCCATGAACGTGGAGCCCGCGTCGTCTTCTGCGGTCGCCAGGCACCGCCGGACAGCGAGGCGGTCAGCATCCTCTTCGACAACAGGGGCGGCGCCCGAGCGCTCACCCGGCATCTGCTCGCGATGGGGCATCGCCGATTCGCCTACGTCTCCGGACCGGAGGCCAACACCACCACCACCGCGCGGGCCGCCGGGCACCGCGACGCGCTGCTGGCCGCCGGGCTCGAACCGGAGGACGGGGCCGCCCTGCACGGCGACTTCTCCCGTGCCTCCGGGTTCGCCGCCGGGATGGAACTGGTGCGGCGCGGGGTGGACTGCACCGCGGTGGTGGCGGGCAACGATCTCACCGCGCTCGGGGTCATGGCCGCGCTACGGGAGCAGGGGGTGCGCGTGCCGGAGGACGTCTCGGTGGCGGGCTTCGACGACCTCCCCGTCGCGATGGACGCGGCGCCGGCGCTGAGCACGGTCCGGCTGCCGCTGCGGGAGGCGGCGGCACGGGCGGGCAGGCTCGCCATCGGAGCGGACGACATGCCCGGGCCGGACGGGCTCGTGTGGCTGTCCTCCGAGTTGATCGTCCGGGAGTCGGTGGGCCCGCCGGGACGAGGACTCGCGTCGACCGCGCGGCTGTGA
- the zapE gene encoding cell division protein ZapE encodes MSATHLTDRRPEVGPDELVAAMCPPPRFDGVRFDTYLPDPAQPSQAAALTACREFARRVGAGRARRSWWQTLTGAGRQATGRPGLYLDGGFGVGKTHLLAAVWHEVPEPRAFGTFVELTHLVGALGFGETVRRLSGYSLLAIDEFELDDPGDTMLVTRLIAELTSAGVCVAATSNTLPDRLGEGRFAAGDFLREIHAMAERFEIVRVDGADYRHRGLPDAPPPVSDAELAARADAVAGATIDDFDALCTHLGTLHPSRYGRLVDDVSVVHLRGVRPAGGQDVALRLVSFADRLYDRAVPVVVSGAPVSELFTEEMLRGGYRKKYLRAVSRLIALSRGSAEPEQDGVRAARAGRTRPA; translated from the coding sequence ATGTCCGCCACCCACCTGACCGACCGTCGTCCAGAGGTCGGGCCGGACGAGCTGGTGGCGGCGATGTGCCCGCCGCCGAGATTCGACGGCGTGCGTTTCGACACCTACCTGCCCGACCCGGCGCAGCCGAGCCAGGCCGCGGCGCTGACGGCCTGTCGCGAGTTCGCCCGCCGCGTCGGCGCGGGCCGGGCCCGTCGATCGTGGTGGCAGACGCTGACCGGCGCGGGCAGGCAGGCGACGGGCAGGCCAGGACTCTATCTGGACGGCGGTTTCGGCGTCGGCAAGACGCATCTGCTCGCGGCCGTCTGGCACGAGGTGCCCGAACCGAGGGCCTTCGGCACGTTCGTGGAGCTGACGCACCTGGTAGGCGCGCTCGGCTTCGGCGAGACGGTGCGCAGGCTGTCGGGCTACAGCCTGCTCGCGATCGACGAGTTCGAGCTGGACGACCCCGGCGACACGATGCTGGTCACCCGCCTGATCGCCGAGCTCACCTCGGCGGGGGTCTGCGTGGCGGCGACGTCCAACACGCTGCCGGACCGGCTGGGCGAGGGACGCTTCGCCGCGGGCGACTTCCTGCGAGAGATCCACGCCATGGCCGAGCGCTTCGAGATCGTGCGGGTCGACGGTGCCGACTATCGACATCGGGGTCTGCCCGACGCCCCGCCGCCGGTGTCCGACGCCGAACTGGCGGCCAGGGCGGACGCCGTGGCCGGGGCCACCATCGACGACTTCGACGCGCTGTGCACGCATCTCGGGACCCTGCACCCGTCGCGCTACGGCAGGCTGGTCGACGACGTGAGCGTCGTCCACCTGCGCGGCGTGCGTCCGGCAGGCGGTCAGGACGTGGCGCTGCGGCTGGTGTCCTTCGCCGACCGGCTCTACGACCGTGCGGTGCCGGTGGTGGTCTCCGGTGCGCCGGTCTCGGAGCTGTTCACCGAGGAGATGCTGCGCGGCGGCTATCGCAAGAAGTATCTGCGGGCCGTCAGCAGGTTGATCGCGCTGTCGCGGGGCTCGGCCGAGCCCGAGCAGGACGGCGTCCGCGCCGCCCGGGCAGGTCGGACCAGGCCCGCCTGA
- a CDS encoding histone-like nucleoid-structuring protein Lsr2: MAERVCVELVDDLDGEPAQHTVQFALDGVNYEIDLSERNATSLRELLAPYITHGRPVSHRVEAADPAQERVERKKATDQIRAVAQRSKEQHRARLEAAAAAREAEVKRVAEERAAARGEIPLDVSALNLEVAKPAQEPVRQEENSKPAVSLPRFSSASN; encoded by the coding sequence ATGGCCGAGCGTGTCTGCGTCGAACTGGTTGACGACCTCGACGGAGAGCCTGCCCAGCACACGGTGCAGTTCGCCTTGGACGGGGTTAACTACGAAATCGACCTCTCCGAACGCAACGCTACTTCGCTGCGCGAACTGTTGGCTCCCTATATCACGCACGGTCGCCCGGTCTCGCACCGCGTCGAGGCGGCGGACCCTGCGCAGGAGCGCGTCGAGCGCAAGAAGGCCACCGATCAGATCCGCGCGGTGGCCCAGCGCTCCAAGGAGCAGCACCGGGCTCGCCTGGAGGCGGCCGCGGCGGCCAGAGAGGCCGAGGTCAAGCGGGTCGCCGAGGAGCGGGCGGCCGCGCGTGGCGAGATCCCGCTGGACGTGTCCGCGTTGAATCTCGAGGTCGCCAAGCCCGCGCAGGAACCTGTCAGGCAGGAGGAGAACAGCAAGCCTGCGGTGTCTCTTCCCCGATTCAGCTCCGCGAGCAACTGA